The genomic segment GTCGCTCAGGTTTCACTCTCaccgttttttttttctcttctgcaATGATGTTGAGTTCAATTTTTTGATTATGTTAAATTCTTAATTTGGGAGGCGAATTTAGCCTTACCATTGTTTTCGATGTCTCGTTTTATCCCCTCTaagttttagggtttaggaaattctatttaaattatctattgTTCTAACAGTTCAAGCTTATTCTTAGTAGCGGCTCTGGACTTGTGAAATTGTGACTCGGTAGGTTAGGTTGCCTTCAACTACCTCGTGTCCCTATACATTAAGTTTAATTGTGATAGGGATAGCACccaattaaaatgaaaaaatgaagaCAAGTAAAAGGAAGGGCCAAAAACTGGAATAATATCTCTATATTATGCCCAGAGAAATTTGTTATGACATTGTGTTTTTTCAGTAGATTCACACTCTTGCAATTGAGAAGTCGTGAAACTGTGggtttaaatagtttataaggAAAACATCTATTGGGATTGCTTGAATGGGTAAAGCGCTATTTCTAACCCATGTCTTTAATGGTGGAAAGTAGCGATATATGTTTGTTCTCACTTCTTATCTTGTTGAAggaaatttttaacaaattagattttatatatatatatatatatatatatatatatatatatatatatattttaaatatagaaaaaatgaaCTTGATCCTCCCATAGTGATCAGTAAATTGAGTACAAAGTTGTGGTTGTTTTTCTACATTTCCATTTTGAATGAGTTATTACATTTACTTTTGTTACTAGAAGTTCCGATTAATTTGCTAGTTGATAAGCTATCCCTAAAATTATGTATGTTTTCCAATTTCACAGGTTACCACTACAATCTTTGCGTAGATggtaattttttcttctttattttagttttttacgTTACTTCCTTCCCCCTTGTCTTACCTTttgcatttttatattattattttattaaaaaacaatattgttCATGTTAGTGTGTGTTTTCAGTCAATTAATAAGGACATTGTTACTTTGAAGGATCCTTTTACTGAAGAGTTGCCTCAGTACATACATATAAATCAGAATGAGTTTTTCATGCGAAGGTTAGTAGTTTCTTATACAGTATTTCCATTATGGTGTTTTTTTTATCGCTCCCTCATCCTCGTCTTTGTTAATAAGTCCAATTCTTTATGATCATAGCATAGCATATTTTGATGGAAACTGCTTCTTATTATGAAATTGAATCCACACCCCATGTATTGTTGAAATTCAATTCATACCCGTGCATTCTTGAACTTGATTGACTACTTATTGCTTAATGCTGTCTCACTATAATTCTATTAACACAAAACATGCATCTTGATCGGGTTGTTTTTATGAAGTTATCATACAAAAATCTATTGAACAATTTAGCAATGCTGAATTTTGTTTTGGTAGTAATTTAGAGTCTCGTATGATTTCATTCATTTGAACTTTCTATTATGGTTATTGGTGTTTCTTTTGTTGTCCTTATTTATCAGCCATTTGACATAGTTGGAAGTTTGATAGAGTTTGTTTGgatgatttcttttttcacaAATACTtatatgagaagaaaaaaagaaataaattacgTAAGTTTCTGTAAAAGTTAAAACTAGCTTATGCCAAACTAATTTGTACAAGTTTCCTCATATTAGTTTCTCCAAAACCTAATATTTTAGTTATGTATAAGTTAGTTTTAGCTGTTGAAGATATCAAgtatttcattttcctttttatttgtgTCTCCTATAAGTgattgtaaataagtttatcTAAATAGACACTTAGTCTCAATTTCAAGTATCATCTCTCTGGCTGTCTCCTGATGACTAGATTTTGTAAGATGAAGCTGTCCATTTCCTTTGAGACAGTACCCGTGGAGAACTGGAGAGGGAGCATAATGGAAGGGGTTACCGGACAAACAAGAGTTAGTAAGATTAAGCAGCCCATCCAAGGAATAGTGGACATCCTTCCCAGTATCTGAATGTGTAGAAAACTTAGTAAGGACAGTAATTCTAAAGATGTAAACCTGGCTAGGAAAAGAGTTGGTGTCATTATAATTGGATtacatcttttaaaaaaaaacaaatactgGTTTACTAACTAATTACATTCCTCACCATCATCTACACATAGCCTAGGTTATAAAGCCCATTGTACCCCTTACTATCAATCCAATCTTAAATGCAAAATCTGATGAATATTTTGTATTGGACTTCTGGATTAAGCATCAAAAGTTTTATTGAGTTGTTTACCTTTCACTTCATTTCTTTCCAGGCACAAAAAACAGAAGGAGGAGGATATTGCTATATGTGAATGCAAATATGATGCTGATGACACTGACAGTGCATGCGGGGATAGCTGCTTGAATGTTTTAACCAGCACAGAATGCACCCTTGGTTATTGCCCTTGTGATATCTTGTGCAAAAATCAGGTGAATTCATGTTTAGCTCTGTATacggttatatatatatatatatatatatatatatatatatatatatatatatatatatatatatatattattcatctGTTGGTcacaaaaatttaaagatacatttttttgttttactataACTACCCTGCTGGTAGCTAGGGTTGAATCATGAGAAGTTAATTCCTTTTTATCTCCCAACCTGTGTTTGAGGGAACTTGACCTAATTATTGCTTACttatattctgttttttttccctttcattTTATGAACTTCTCAGTGGTGCTCAAGAATACCCTTCTAGAATGTTTTTGAACctttgaatttattttggaCGAGGCCAATATCAATTACTATATTCATGCTCCATATGTCTTGGTTACAGAAATTTCAGAAGTGTGAATATGCTAAAACAAAGTTGTTTAAAACTGAAGGCCGTGGATGGGGTCTTTTGGCTGATGAGGATCTTAAGGTAATCATATGATATAATATATTGCAATGAAATTAGCAAAAGGAAAAAAGGGAAACTTTCTTGCAAAAACCTGATGAATTTCAatgcattttatattttatgggAATGGCTTATCATGTAGTCATTCCTTTAGTTCAGCAGTGCCACACTTCAATTAACATATTTCATATAGGCAGGACAATTTGTCATCGAATACTGTGGAGAAGTTATATCATGGAAGGAAGCCAAACGTAGATCTCAGGCTTATGAAGATCAAGGTAAAATGCCAATAAATTCAATGCTTCTGTTTGTCTGGTATTTGACTGTACgttttttaaaaacttgtttGCTTTTTGCAGGCCTTAAAGACGCATTTATCATTTGCCTTAATGCATCTGAATCTATTGATGCAACCAGGAAAGGAAGCCTTGCTAGATTTATAAATCATTCCTGGTAATCACTATATACAAAAATACGAAGATTAAGTAAATCGAACCTGCTAGTATGCAAAATTTAGTAGGCGCTTTTTCTTGTTCTCCTTTGTTTCCCTTGCCCAAGGTTTGATATCAAATGAATACTTTTAAGTTTGCAGTCAACCGAATTGTGAGACGAGAAAATGGAATGTGTTGGGGGAAATAAGAGTTGGAATATTTGCAAAACATGATATTCCTATTGGAACTGAATTAgcttatgattataattttgaatgGTTTGGAGGTGCAAAGGTTCGTTGCCTATGTGGTGCACTCAAATGTTCAGGGTTCCTTGGAGCAAAATCTCGTGGTTTTCAGGTAAGCTTTATATAGGTAGTTTTAACCCTACAAAAATGAAGTGCTTGGATGAATCCTTTTGTATACTTTGCAAGGCGTGATTGTTGTAGTCTTGTAGATTATGAGCTTTTAAGTCCCGCTGATAGTTTGAAAGATGATGGTtagatgtttttttattgtagtGTAGACGATTTATTATAAAACCTAAATAATATGGAAAATGTGTTAATGGAGGCTTTATTAAAGAGACGAGCTCTTCTGTTCAATTTGATTATCAGTTTTGATCCATTGCAGAAAACATGGTAGAATCTTGCCATAGGTGGTTTGGGCATGTGTAGTGATGATCACTAAAGGTCTGAATTAGGAGAGTAGATCACATTGAGGGTAGCCTTAGTGCTTGGGGCAGAGGGAAGCCCAAAAATTATAAGAGGTTTTTGGGAGGAATTTAAAGGTCTATAGGTTGCCTATTGAACATAGGAGCAATTGTTTCTAGGTATTATGTTTTATATCCAGGAATCACATTCTCATGAATACTATGTTCAAGAACAAAATTTCCATTAAAATGTTTGGTTGACATTTAGTAATTTTAtggtaaataaatttattcaataaaaagttgaaaaaatgaaaGTGGAAGAAACTTATATAACTTATGTTCCTGTGAGAATATTTTCATCACCAAGGGAAACATGAACATCTCATTACTAAGAATCAATAATTCCtgagaaaatttattataaacttgTACCAAACATGGTAATTTGGTATTCACTAGTTCACTTTCTTAGGAGTCCTTTTTAATACCTTGAAACAAAGGCTTTCTTTGATTGATCCATGTAACCAGCCTGACTTACTGGTAAAGGGCTTGATTGTTGTTGTATCAGTTTTGATCTAGTGGAATGCACGCGCTGAAAATCATTTAATCGGGGGAAgcactttttttaataattggaAATAGCTAGCTttattcctttctttttcttaattttcctttattattattattattattattattattattatcattattattattattattcatttttaatcacTATTTTTCCTAATGTTGGGAAAACTATGAGCAGGAGGATACTTATCTAtgggaagatgatgatgataggTAATTGTTGATGTGTTCTTTCGTTACGATTCATTCCTCTCTAAATAACAGCTTTCATCTTCTCTTTTAGGAATCTGCTGACCACTGtaataatcaaacataaaatgatttagtattgtttacCTATCCCCTGAAACTACTGTCattgtttcaaaattttgcTTTCTTACTATGGGGAAACAAACTACCATCATCAACCAGGTTACAATAGCACATGGAAATCTTGAAAATCCAGTCATTACATTTtcatacattttaattttggaACAAAGTTAAAAGTTATGTCATGAattgtcattatatatatatatatatatatattgcattaaacattataattttaggGATAAATGTTTTTACTATTTGATAATATTGGTTATTTTGTGATTAGCCCCTCTATAATTTCTGTTGTGATCCCCCCCTCCCCCCTTATAtttaaccttaaaaataaagtaCCGTGTTTTATTCTCTCACCGGTGCATCTATCAGGAGAAAAGGTGAGCGACTTGTATTTCTTtgcaaatacaaataaaaaagtcAAATAGATTAAttccaaaaacattttttttagagattaaaatattaaatcatttcatttttaatatacaaaACCGAAGaaaatgactattttttttactttcacttATTAACCTAATTTAGAAgattcttttcttctccttattgaaataaactttttctcccgatatttatttttaaagaaaatagatATACATCGACAATGGAAAAATGGAAAACAGTTTTACACTTTTTCGGTCACAGACCACAGTGTAAAGTAGCCattgaacttttattttattgtatcaGAGCAAGAAATGTGAGCATTATAACTTTTCaatgaacaaaatttaattatctctaAAATACCTGATTAATAATTCTAAAATGCCTGATTAAGATTAACAACTCTTTTTCCtgatatttattgtatttatgtACAACATATCTACATTGTAAGTTTTAATACACAACTAAAAAGAATGCTAAATTTATTTACACCGTTCCTTTCATTCCTTTTTCTCATGGTGATTTGGTGCATGATTTtcttgttgatgtttttggttacAGGTACTCTGTTGAGAAAATTCCTGTATATGATTCTGCAGAGGATGAACCAGTGTCAAATGTTAATGGACGAACTGAATCCTCTTTAGATGTGATGCTTAAAGCTGAGCAACTATCTGAGTCCACTGGTTTCAATGTTCAGTCCCTTGATTCAGTTCAGATGAAAGATTTAGATGTCAAAAAGATTAAGACTGAAGTAGCAGATGAGGATATGCACTTGTACACCCACGATACTGAACAGACGCTTTCACAAAAGAATGCAATGATATCACGAATCCGAGGTAATGCTGCAGGCAGAAACTATCACATTGGACCTAGGTCCATTTCTACCAAAAGATCAAGGGCATATAATGGTGGAAGGTTTAAAAATCTCGTAGAGAAGAAAATTGATGCCAAGTTTGCTGCTGGCCTCCTAGCATCCAAGGAAGCACAAGAGGAGATTTTAAATTCTGAGGTACATTTTCGTTAGATTTTGTTGTTGCTGATTACTGAACATTATAACCTTGGCTCTTAATGTTGTCATTAGTGGGGACTTAATCTCAGGTACGTCCTCTTGCAAAGATATCTTTAGTAATGTAGTTATGAGATTCGTGATTGGATCTGGAGGATCCTTTGTTTTAAATGACTAGTTCATAATCTAGATTTATCATTTAGAGAAAAGTAAATGTCTTTGAACTTAGCTGGAAGCCTCGAAGAGTTTATCTAGGGGGTGGCTGTGCATGATTTTGTAACTTTGAAATCGTAAAAGTTGTTTAATTTGGTGGCAAACCCCAATCCTATCACTTTATATTGTGCGGTTGCAGATCACCTAAATCGTATTTGTTACTGATTTTAATATAGTTCACACTAATCAAGAATGTCAAGTGAGAAAGTAAAAGtgcatttgtttttcattcGAAATTAGTAAGTTTATAAGCTCTTCGATTCTACTAAATGGTAAATGAATTCTTCCTTTGAACTCTGCACTCTTGCTTCAAAGAAGTAAAATCCTTTGGTTTCATATTGAGGAATTCCTTTTCCTCTGGTCCCAACCCCCTCCAAATCTCTTCATCCTGCAATTACTGCTTAATGCACATCTCTTCTTACCATCACTGCTTAATGCTAATGTAAGAAATTACAAAAGGATATCAATGTCAACATCGAGACGAAAATAATCAAATTGTTGGGCATAGTTTAGATGTGAATTGGAGTAGGGGTTTTGTGCGTCATAGTAAATGCTTTATTATCACTCAATCATTCATCTCTTATTTAAAGGTGTCTCCATGCAGAAAAGAAAGGATGATGCTACATCTACTCTTGATTCCTTATACGATGAAATACGGCCTGCTATTGAGGAACACGAGAGGGATAGCCAAGACAGTGTATCCACCACTGTCGCAGAGAAGTGGATACAGGCTTGCTGCCTAAAATTGAAGGCTGAGTTTGATCTCTACTCGTCAATTGTGAAAAATGTTGCTTGCACTGCGCAAAGGGCACCTGGACAAGCAAAACCTACTGAAGTAGATAATGAAAACGAAATTAAGTTCTTGACAGGTTGAAATTCTCATTTCATTTTTTCCCATCTGTAATTTTCAACGTCACTTAATGTGTGGGCAAATTTGGGGGGTACTTCTTTTTAAAATTCGTTAAGTTGAGAATCTAAGACTCGATGAATAGatcttttcaatatttatttgttatttttgcctaattttcccctctatttttctttttttgtggaAATGAAAATACATGGAATAAACTATAGGTTGCATTGGAAAAATGTAATACAAATGGTATGTTCGTTGGTCGCCTGTTAATAAGAAGAATTATTTTAGCATGGATGTAATCTTCTCATAGAGACCAAATCAATGATAACTTCATTAATTACTTGCCAGACATCCCTGTCTGATTGACTGGTTCAAATAGAGCGAATTGTTAATCCATTGGTATCGCATATTCATCGTGGATATTCCTCCTATTAGCTACAGACACCGAGAGTTACtaagacaaaaaatataaaatgataaatttctctgatgtgttatatatatatatatatatatatatatatatatatatatatatatatattgaccTTCTCATTATACTAAAATacctttctttttatttctaaaataccTTGTCTAGATAGTCTTTGATATAGTGagggaagaaaaatgaaataatggtGGTACAAATTGAAATTAACTAAAGCggaattataaattttttgcaCTGGTGGAAATAAAAAGCAATCAGAGGTGaaatcaaagaaataaaataaaataagaattacaatTTTAGGGGTATATTCAATTGAAATTTCGGAGAATATTTACATACCATTTAtagtatcaaataaaaaaaaatcatacttcTGAAAAAAGTACGATATTTCTTGTGAAGTCTCTGTAACTGGAAAGTAGTCTCAGACATTTTGACCATGTGAAATGAAAGGAGAATGAAGTTATTTCGTCTCCTCATGACTACCCATTGCAACATAAATGTCCTTTTAAGCGGAAGGATGCTattctattttttctctt from the Vigna angularis cultivar LongXiaoDou No.4 chromosome 3, ASM1680809v1, whole genome shotgun sequence genome contains:
- the LOC108326350 gene encoding histone-lysine N-methyltransferase ASHH1 isoform X3, encoding MRRHKKQKEEDIAICECKYDADDTDSACGDSCLNVLTSTECTLGYCPCDILCKNQKFQKCEYAKTKLFKTEGRGWGLLADEDLKAGQFVIEYCGEVISWKEAKRRSQAYEDQGLKDAFIICLNASESIDATRKGSLARFINHSCQPNCETRKWNVLGEIRVGIFAKHDIPIGTELAYDYNFEWFGGAKVRCLCGALKCSGFLGAKSRGFQEDTYLWEDDDDRYSVEKIPVYDSAEDEPVSNVNGRTESSLDVMLKAEQLSESTGFNVQSLDSVQMKDLDVKKIKTEVADEDMHLYTHDTEQTLSQKNAMISRIRGNAAGRNYHIGPRSISTKRSRAYNGGRFKNLVEKKIDAKFAAGLLASKEAQEEILNSEKRKDDATSTLDSLYDEIRPAIEEHERDSQDSVSTTVAEKWIQACCLKLKAEFDLYSSIVKNVACTAQRAPGQAKPTEVDNENEIKFLTG
- the LOC108326350 gene encoding histone-lysine N-methyltransferase ASHH1 isoform X4; translated protein: MSINKDIVTLKDPFTEELPQYIHINQNEFFMRRHKKQKEEDIAICECKYDADDTDSACGDSCLNVLTSTECTLGYCPCDILCKNQKFQKCEYAKTKLFKTEGRGWGLLADEDLKAGQFVIEYCGEVISWKEAKRRSQAYEDQGLKDAFIICLNASESIDATRKGSLARFINHSCQPNCETRKWNVLGEIRVGIFAKHDIPIGTELAYDYNFEWFGGAKVRCLCGALKCSGFLGAKSRGFQEDTYLWEDDDDRYSVEKIPVYDSAEDEPVSNVNGRTESSLDVMLKAEQLSESTGFNVQSLDSVQMKDLDVKKIKTEVADEDMHLYTHDTEQTLSQKNAMISRIRGNAAGRNYHIGPRSISTKRSRAYNGGRFKNLVEKKIDAKFAAGLLASKEAQEEILNSEVSPCRKERMMLHLLLIPYTMKYGLLLRNTRGIAKTVYPPLSQRSGYRLAA
- the LOC108326350 gene encoding histone-lysine N-methyltransferase ASHH1 isoform X1, with the translated sequence MSINKDIVTLKDPFTEELPQYIHINQNEFFMRRHKKQKEEDIAICECKYDADDTDSACGDSCLNVLTSTECTLGYCPCDILCKNQKFQKCEYAKTKLFKTEGRGWGLLADEDLKAGQFVIEYCGEVISWKEAKRRSQAYEDQGLKDAFIICLNASESIDATRKGSLARFINHSCQPNCETRKWNVLGEIRVGIFAKHDIPIGTELAYDYNFEWFGGAKVRCLCGALKCSGFLGAKSRGFQEDTYLWEDDDDRYSVEKIPVYDSAEDEPVSNVNGRTESSLDVMLKAEQLSESTGFNVQSLDSVQMKDLDVKKIKTEVADEDMHLYTHDTEQTLSQKNAMISRIRGNAAGRNYHIGPRSISTKRSRAYNGGRFKNLVEKKIDAKFAAGLLASKEAQEEILNSEKRKDDATSTLDSLYDEIRPAIEEHERDSQDSVSTTVAEKWIQACCLKLKAEFDLYSSIVKNVACTAQRAPGQAKPTEVDNENEIKFLTG
- the LOC108326350 gene encoding histone-lysine N-methyltransferase ASHH1 isoform X2; protein product: MDPFTEELPQYIHINQNEFFMRRHKKQKEEDIAICECKYDADDTDSACGDSCLNVLTSTECTLGYCPCDILCKNQKFQKCEYAKTKLFKTEGRGWGLLADEDLKAGQFVIEYCGEVISWKEAKRRSQAYEDQGLKDAFIICLNASESIDATRKGSLARFINHSCQPNCETRKWNVLGEIRVGIFAKHDIPIGTELAYDYNFEWFGGAKVRCLCGALKCSGFLGAKSRGFQEDTYLWEDDDDRYSVEKIPVYDSAEDEPVSNVNGRTESSLDVMLKAEQLSESTGFNVQSLDSVQMKDLDVKKIKTEVADEDMHLYTHDTEQTLSQKNAMISRIRGNAAGRNYHIGPRSISTKRSRAYNGGRFKNLVEKKIDAKFAAGLLASKEAQEEILNSEKRKDDATSTLDSLYDEIRPAIEEHERDSQDSVSTTVAEKWIQACCLKLKAEFDLYSSIVKNVACTAQRAPGQAKPTEVDNENEIKFLTG